gccagaaagagctagaactgaaagaaactgaaagaaactgactgttgcttccaacaggtggactgcagccatgcgcagaacAAGGGGgagccaatcgcacctcttcataTCAGCCTCGCGCAGACTGAAACCACCACCTTTCGGTCGCCAAACTCCaccacctttcggccgccgaacctatcaCCACAACTTCCATcgcctgaaactcctttcagccttccaacgCAAACAGCCCTTGCTCACGAGGAACAAGTGGAAGTCTAATGGCCTAAACCAAAGgcgcatgcagatcaatgccttcccaaatctccggataaggtagaacttgttttgcctgaacttgatgccaaattgcagccacctatggagaaatatcaattgaagttggaagtgctaaaaaatgcaaacataagggctagaggcacacctcatctgaaagaagagaagctaatcatgttgcttcatgagtacatggaaaaaataggatgggctatgaccaaatcaaaaggagtgctacactttttgctcaatgcagttgggacgcttttcccttccccaattacttgagccttgatcaagagaatcacaccatgcacaccacacccaggggagtactcagtttcttttgcattttaatatttccaatacattgaggacaatgcatgatttaggtgtgggggtgcatatctctgaatttttacttttaagtttatttttgctttaatctttagtttgcttgcattaggcaaaattttttcattttttgttattcttgctttcaataacacacacatgtagccacagtttttctttcagttttgatttgctctactcaaactaatgaactatgttggatgagcttttctttccatgaccccattgatgtgatgactctttaaacttatgttgaatcaattgcagtgagttatattcatatttgagaattgccttttgaattgaatctttgagcttgccatggtgaaaaatgtattgatgatgctcattagagagaataaattgaaaattgtgtgaatgaacttaacatgacttgttttagtaattggtgttgatttgcccaaatcattgagagaaagaaaattcagcaaaggaaaagacctcatgagcacaaattcaaaactgttccaatggttgaaagactatgaatagagctagtagccacttggacaggtgaccaactgagtaactgggggtgggtatcaccaatatgtaccttcacgtcaaaaggttggtgactttttcaagcaagatctaagtgcaaaagactgaataaagtacttcaaggtaggGCTGAGCATAATTCGGTTTTAAcctgaaaaaaccgaccgaaccgaaccgatttgaaattttggttcggttttttatttatttcggttcggttcggtttttaattttagaaatttcggttatttcggttcggttcggttttagattcaaaaatttcgattaaaccgaaccgaaccgaaatcacctatACTACGTCGTTTTGAAATATACCCTTATAAGCATTTGCCCTAAATCTAAAAGATGTGCCATTGAGAGTAGAGACGCAGATTCCACGCCGCCTCACCCCTCCCGTCACACTCACACCTGTGCCTCTTCTCTGAGCACTGAGCTCCACCACTTCCAGCGGATCCACCGTCCACCGTCCACCGTCCAACCTCCACTCTCCTCCCGACATCGATCGATTAACCATCGCGGCTAACTCGGGTCATCGATCTTCACTTGCAACGCTGAGTCGCCGACTGTCGTCGCTCTCCACTGTAGCTCTctattctctctctccagtctcCACACAATCGTCGGTCGTCGCTCTCCACGCAATCTTCGGCCGTCGCTCTCCAGTCCATCGGCTCTCAACGCTGTCAGCAACTTGGTTGTCCTCAATCCTCTGTCTTCCTCAGTCCTCAGTCTTTCTCAGTTCTCAGTCCTCGCCTCCTCGGTCCTCATCAGCAACTGTAAAAggtaagtaaattttttttacactaTTCAGAAAATTGTTGGTTGTGTAACTTTGTTGTTTGAGGTATCTTGTTAAATGTTGCTCTCCAATCCATCAGAAACTGCCTATGGAAAGTAAATGAACTGCTCATTCACTGATCAATTATCAAtagagctttcttatttattttttacagtaCTTGGTTTGGAACTTACTGTTTCTTATCAATAGCCATGCCGATCAGAAAATGATTGTAATGAAATTAGTTTGCTGGTTTTAATGAATAATGCATTATTGTGTCCATTTTTTTTTAGCATTAATCTTAGTTTTGGACATGTTCAAATCAATTGTATAACATGATTATGGTTTATAAATGAAAATGGGCTAATTACATAAGCTGCTTGGATATACAGAAAAGAAGCTAAAAAGTCCAAACATAACTTTGCATAACTTGTCCTTTCATTAAACAAATAGAAAAGAATACAAATGCATACATATTGTCTTTTAAATATTTGCATAGCTGGATATTTCTCAAAAAGTTAACTACTGATGAGAACAAATCTCATATTACATGAAAAGAAGAAACTATAACAGCCCAAGAAACCAATAAAATCCCAAGCCATTTTAATCTATAAAATCACAAAATCCCAATTCTCTAATCCACAAAATCATGAAATTCAATAAAATCTGCcatcatttaactaatttaatctAAGCTTCAATTGTCATTTTGATGAGTTGCATTACCTCTGGCTGTGCATCTTTGTTGCTACACTGTTTGTTAAAGAGTTTAGACTTCTGAATCTTAGGAAgaaatttataatagtttatttggttattttgggtatttaaagtatttagtttattttttgtatttgacTTTGTTGTTACAGTAGGTGCTGTTTGTCATTAGATATTTTGGATTATTGAGAGTCAAATCAGATTAAGAACATTATTCTATTATTTGTTGTGGTTCTTCATAAATCTGGTTTTTTTAGCAAACAGTCATATACCATGAACATGAAGGTTCTCTTATTAGTTTGACTCTAATGCTGGCCTTGCAGAAAAATTCGCATGCAAAGCATGTGGCACTAGACTAGTCAgaacatatttatatatttatatataccaTGAACATATTTACTAGCATTGATATTCTTTTCTTCAATACACATCTTGTGTGTACATTAGATTTCATTTAGTGTTATAATTGattgagatttataatttatttatttacagatGGATCAACAAGAACCATCAAATCCTACGTCACAACCTCCTGTTTCTTCGAGCAATATTGAAGCTGCCGATGCAACTTCCAAAATGAAGAGGAAGAGTATGAAGCCAAGATCAGTTGTGTGGGACCACTTCTCTAAGTTTATTGATGATATGGGAATTCAAAAAGGCAAGTGTAATTACTGTGAAAAGGAGTTTTATTGTGATCCAAAAAAAAATGGCACATCTACACTTAAACATCACATGTCTGCATGCATAAAAAACCCCCATAGTGTGACTACTAGACAATCACAATTGTCTTTACAACCACTTTCTTCTAGTACACAAGAGGGAGGGGGAAATTATCAATTTGGCACACTAAGTAGTTGGCATTTTGATCAAGATGTGGCTAGACATAAGTTAGCTAAAATGATAATTATTGATGAGCTGCCATTTATGCTTGTAGAAGGGGAAGGGTTTAAGGAATGGGTTGAATGCATACAGCCTAAGTTTCGAATTCCATCCCGTTGGACTATTTCAAGGGATTGTTATGACTTATATTTAGAggagagaaagaaattgaagAGTTACTTTCAAAAGTGTAGTCAGAGAATTTGCATTACCACAGACACATGGACTTCATTGCAAAGAATTAATTATATGTGTATCACTGCACACTACATTGATGATAATTGGACActtcataaaaaaattcttaatttttgtcCAATTGGAAGTCATAAGGGTGATGATATTGGCATGGCTATTGAGAGTTGTTTACTTAATTGGGGAATTAAAAGAGTATTTACAGTGACTGTGGATAATGCTAGTTCCAATGATGTGGCtgttacatatttaaaaaagaaaattaatggtTGGGGATTTAGGATTTTAAATTGCAAATATCTTCATATGAGATGTATTGCccacataattaatttagttgtGGTTGATGGACTGAAAGAAAATATTGAAGCAGTAAAAAGGGTTAGAGAAGCAGTGAGATATGTGAGACAATCTCCTGCTAGATTGCAAAAATTCAAATCATGTTGTGAGATGGAGGGGATTCAAAGCAAATGTCATTTATCTTTGGATGTTTCCACTAGGTGGAATTCCACCTATTTGATGTTGAGAACTGCGGAAAAATTTGAAAATGCATTTGATAGATTTGCAACTATTGATCCATGCTTTAAGTTTGATCTTGTATCTGGTAAAGAATGTGATGATGTGCCTGATAGTTTGGATTGGGACTATATTAGAAAAATTGTAGATTTCTTGGGTCATTTTTATGATCTTACATTAAAGATTTCAGGTTCTAGATATGTCACTTCCAATATTTTTTTTGATGAGATTAGTTCAGTTGATTGTTTATTACAAGAGTGGAAAATTAGTGATGACCTAACTTTGGCAAATATGGGTGAGAAGATGAAAGAGAAGTTTGATAAATATTGGGGGGATCCTGATAAAATGAACAAACTTATTTATATTGCGGTTGTGATGGATCCTAGATATAAGATGGAATTTATGGGTTTTGCACTTTCTGCTGTGTATGGGAATGGAAAGGGTTTGGATTTAACAGATAAAATTAAATCTGCTGTGTATGAGTTGTTTGATGAATACAAGAGAATGTTTGCTAatgaaaatgcaaacataaattCAATTGCAATTGAAAACTTGGATGAGGAAGGATCAAAAAAGagatcaaggatgaatttgggtagtcaatttttaaaacataaaattgagATTGGAGAAGCTAAAAATAAGTCAGATCTGGATTGCTATCTTAACGAGAGTATTCATGTGGTGGATGAGAAAGATGAATTTGATATATTACTTTGGTGGAAACTTAACTCTAATAGGTTCCCTATCCTTTCTCATATGGCTAGAGATATTTTAGCAATTCCTATCTCTACTGTTGCATCAGAATCGGCTTTTAGCACAGGGGGTAGAGTACTTGACTCTTTTAGGAGTTCTTTAACTCCTAAAGTTGTTGAGGCTTTAATATGTGCACAAGATTGGCTTCGAAAATCTTATTGTCGTAAGTCCATTGAAGAACAAATAGCAGATATGGAAAGACTTGAAGAAGGTATGTagaatcttatttaattttttaaattattattggcTTAAATGTTTTACActtgataaatattaaattatttttttattattttttcagcaTTTGCAAATTGTGAGGTGGGTAGCAGTATTAATGAAAACAGTCAAAATACCGTCAATTGATATAAAATGGGATGATTTAAAGGTAGATAATTTTTTcttgttattatttattattgaattgaTTCTGACAACTTTTTATAGctattctaatattttttatacttgcAAGTGAAATATCAGTTCAAGTTTGAAGAATATGGTGGTCAGAGACTTGATGGCAAAAATGAAgatatttttgtttaattttatgcTCGTTCAATCGTTTGGAATTTGAATCATGTAATTTTAGATTTTTGGATTATgcaattttctttatatttatattggtGGCATATATATGTCTGTTGGATTGATGTCACTGATGGAGTTGATACTGTTACTATAGTTTACAAGTTGCTAACTGCAATGAGCTTCAGCGTCCTGTCAGCAAATGTTGGACTTGGAAATCTAACACAAGATAGATTCTTTTACTGTTCTGTTGATCACTTCTGAAATATAGGTGTATATTTGTGCTTGATTGTTTAATCTTCCTGCTGTGGAAATAGAGAGCAGCAGTACAAATTTTGTTGCTTACTAGTGTTGTCATTGCATACTTGGTTTCAATTTGCTATTTTATGGTTAGTATTATTTTACTGTTATTGCTCTATTTTGTATTCTTGCGTTCAGATTTTATCT
The genomic region above belongs to Manihot esculenta cultivar AM560-2 chromosome 3, M.esculenta_v8, whole genome shotgun sequence and contains:
- the LOC122723204 gene encoding zinc finger BED domain-containing protein RICESLEEPER 2-like, which translates into the protein MEFMGFALSAVYGNGKGLDLTDKIKSAVYELFDEYKRMFANENANINSIAIENLDEEGSKKRSRMNLGSQFLKHKIEIGEAKNKSDLDCYLNESIHVVDEKDEFDILLWWKLNSNRFPILSHMARDILAIPISTVASESAFSTGGRVLDSFRSSLTPKVVEALICAQDWLRKSYCRKSIEEQIADMERLEEAFANCEVGSSINENSQNTVN